In Pseudomonadota bacterium, a single window of DNA contains:
- a CDS encoding DUF3488 domain-containing protein: MKIPGFLTVKKIPEDSITFRAATLATIMCGVLATLHEEQWPSLSALLISLTALGYWVSYRRRTETNWVLKIFLSLFMFVALYDFIVSLYYSPFDPRVPLANLLLWLQLIHSYDLPSRRDLNYSLVAGFVLMCVAGVLSHDLTVLPYLGAFFVCALFALLCNHLSQAREARRVVGIMPGPRTAVMAVSALGAVLLLLSAGLFPFIPRGQGLRIRALPFSLQLNPKAVGKGEIRNAAYPNTNGRVTPQQRHFDPDSYNGFSAYLDLNLRGKLTDEIMMRVRSSEETCYRGLGFNHYTGRGWEITLEGLEQTIGTSPPILLNVDGIGEKELIQVYYIERDLPNIILSAYQLSQLFFPSDTVYVDAHAGVRTPFALESGTVYSVVSLYRPVRPALLARLATLNRPPTKVELRARELDLELPPTVPSRVKTLAEDITRNEVGAYAKAAALTNYLQNHYTYTLDIPPYPDDLDVADAFLFRYKKGYCEQFATALAVMCRSIDIPARLVTGYSSGTYNPLTGYYEVRGSDAHAWVEVMVSRFGWVELDPSPGYDAAPRTPGRSAPSAADTFLRYLRARLGLDFEGPGKAVATAVAWVREWVAGIGAPGAIAIVALAFGVGAGAWVLLGQRRPRQGGTSVARRMGDRLRAAVRRVARRIGLSAPEAGTGGEIGEAWREMAALLSAGEQPKAPGKTPRERATQACLRFPAVSRDIERLTDLFEEARYGAREIAASQVDEARQRLVAIRAAVTRSVR; this comes from the coding sequence ATGAAGATCCCCGGGTTCCTCACGGTCAAGAAGATTCCCGAAGATTCCATCACGTTTCGGGCTGCGACACTCGCGACGATCATGTGCGGTGTGCTCGCCACGCTTCACGAGGAGCAGTGGCCATCGCTCTCCGCTCTGTTGATCTCCCTCACCGCGCTCGGCTACTGGGTCTCGTATCGCCGTCGCACCGAGACGAACTGGGTGCTCAAGATCTTTCTCTCGCTCTTCATGTTCGTTGCGCTCTACGATTTCATCGTCAGCCTCTACTACAGCCCGTTCGACCCGCGTGTTCCGCTGGCCAACCTGCTCCTCTGGCTGCAGCTGATCCACAGCTATGACCTTCCGTCGCGACGAGATCTGAACTATTCGCTGGTGGCGGGCTTCGTCTTGATGTGCGTCGCCGGCGTGCTCAGCCACGATCTCACGGTGCTGCCCTACCTGGGTGCCTTCTTCGTGTGCGCGCTCTTTGCGCTGCTGTGCAACCATCTCTCACAGGCACGTGAGGCTCGCCGTGTCGTCGGGATCATGCCGGGGCCGCGCACCGCCGTGATGGCGGTGAGCGCTCTTGGCGCGGTCCTCCTGCTGCTGAGCGCGGGCCTCTTCCCCTTCATCCCGCGGGGCCAGGGCCTGCGAATCCGCGCGCTCCCGTTCTCGCTGCAGCTCAACCCGAAGGCGGTGGGCAAGGGAGAGATCCGGAACGCGGCATACCCCAACACAAACGGCCGCGTCACCCCCCAGCAGCGTCACTTCGACCCGGACAGCTACAACGGCTTCAGCGCCTATCTCGACCTCAACCTGCGTGGCAAGCTCACCGACGAGATCATGATGCGCGTTCGCTCGTCGGAGGAGACCTGCTACCGCGGACTGGGCTTCAACCACTACACGGGGAGAGGATGGGAGATCACGCTGGAAGGGCTGGAGCAGACCATCGGAACCAGCCCTCCGATTCTGCTCAACGTTGACGGAATCGGAGAGAAGGAGCTCATCCAGGTCTACTACATCGAGCGTGATCTGCCCAACATCATTCTCTCGGCGTACCAGCTGTCACAGCTGTTCTTCCCCTCCGACACGGTCTACGTCGACGCGCACGCGGGGGTTCGAACGCCCTTCGCGCTCGAGAGTGGAACGGTGTACTCGGTGGTGAGCCTCTATCGCCCCGTGCGCCCCGCGCTCCTGGCGCGTCTGGCCACATTGAACCGCCCTCCCACGAAGGTCGAGCTTCGTGCGCGAGAGCTCGATCTCGAGCTGCCGCCCACGGTGCCCTCGCGCGTGAAGACCCTCGCCGAAGACATCACCCGCAACGAGGTCGGCGCGTATGCAAAGGCTGCGGCGCTGACGAACTACCTGCAGAACCACTATACCTACACCCTCGACATCCCCCCCTACCCGGACGACCTCGACGTCGCCGACGCTTTCCTGTTCCGCTACAAGAAGGGGTACTGCGAGCAGTTCGCCACGGCCCTGGCCGTGATGTGTCGCAGCATCGACATCCCCGCGCGCCTCGTCACCGGGTACTCGAGCGGCACGTACAATCCCCTCACGGGATATTACGAGGTTCGCGGGTCAGACGCGCACGCGTGGGTCGAGGTGATGGTCAGCCGATTCGGCTGGGTCGAGCTCGACCCTTCTCCTGGATATGACGCAGCACCGCGGACGCCTGGGCGCTCTGCACCGTCGGCCGCTGACACCTTCCTGCGCTACCTGCGCGCTCGCCTGGGCCTCGACTTCGAGGGGCCGGGGAAGGCCGTTGCCACGGCGGTCGCTTGGGTCCGGGAATGGGTCGCTGGCATCGGTGCGCCGGGTGCCATCGCAATCGTGGCCTTGGCGTTCGGTGTGGGGGCGGGCGCGTGGGTTCTGCTCGGGCAGCGGCGACCGCGGCAGGGCGGTACGTCGGTCGCGCGCCGGATGGGCGATCGCCTGCGCGCGGCGGTGAGACGTGTGGCACGGCGCATCGGCCTCTCTGCTCCTGAGGCCGGCACAGGTGGCGAGATCGGTGAGGCGTGGAGGGAGATGGCCGCGCTGCTCTCAGCAGGCGAGCAGCCGAAGGCGCCGGGGAAGACGCCACGTGAGCGTGCGACGCAGGCCTGCCTGCGCTTTCCCGCGGTGTCACGTGACATCGAGCGGCTCACCGATCTCTTCGAGGAGGCGCGCTATGGAGCGCGAGAGATCGCTGCATCACAGGTCGACGAAGCGCGCCAGCGTCTCGTCGCCATACGCGCGGCCGTGACGCGCAGCGTCAGGTGA
- a CDS encoding DUF58 domain-containing protein has translation MQPRDETIVALLGALILFIAVNTQTGWLYLISAAVASLLLVGFVVPRLMLSGLELSRGAMGPVVEGETVEVRLRLHNPSRWPRYLVTVEEHPPFPPVPPDAPAAAPLDAVDGMDAGTDAAQRVRFVVGCVPAHGAVSLSYRMTAPFRGVRRFEVTTMASSVPFGFFPRVRRVNIGGEAVVLPRAPVLRHADRARAASRVEGQTTPHRRLGRSHDLHGLRAYQYGDDIRSVHWPTSARTGTLTVTEHLDIGAPRLTVVIDCGGESGHGPAGLSALDQAARLAAAFLAHDRRRGTRVRLVTLDGHGALCGAADQRGASPLDWLARLASCDAPHWARALEILESKREPAGHVLVLTTRGLSETNVARLPLPAAVVLFAGDDEQCIDEAATLVAAGARVFVHATEAPLEGIFSGAGAAR, from the coding sequence TTGCAGCCGCGCGATGAGACCATCGTGGCGCTGCTCGGTGCGCTCATCCTCTTCATCGCGGTCAACACCCAGACCGGATGGCTTTACCTGATCTCCGCCGCGGTCGCTTCGCTTCTTTTGGTGGGGTTTGTGGTTCCTCGCCTCATGCTATCGGGCCTCGAGCTCTCGCGGGGAGCGATGGGTCCCGTGGTCGAGGGGGAGACCGTCGAGGTGCGCTTGCGCCTTCACAATCCCTCGCGCTGGCCGCGCTATCTCGTCACCGTCGAGGAGCACCCGCCCTTTCCCCCCGTACCTCCGGACGCCCCGGCTGCCGCGCCCCTCGACGCTGTCGATGGCATGGACGCAGGTACCGACGCAGCCCAGCGGGTGCGCTTTGTGGTCGGATGCGTGCCGGCCCATGGGGCGGTGAGCCTCTCGTATCGAATGACCGCCCCGTTCCGCGGGGTTCGGCGGTTCGAGGTCACGACCATGGCGTCATCGGTGCCGTTCGGGTTCTTCCCGCGGGTGCGGCGCGTGAACATCGGCGGTGAGGCCGTGGTGCTGCCTCGGGCCCCGGTGCTTCGTCACGCTGATCGCGCGCGCGCCGCCTCTCGTGTCGAAGGGCAGACGACACCGCACAGACGGCTCGGTCGAAGCCATGACCTCCACGGCTTGCGGGCCTACCAGTACGGCGACGACATCCGATCAGTTCACTGGCCCACCAGCGCACGCACGGGAACGCTCACGGTCACCGAGCATCTTGACATCGGAGCGCCCCGCCTGACGGTGGTCATCGATTGCGGTGGCGAGAGCGGACATGGGCCGGCGGGCTTGTCCGCGCTCGATCAGGCCGCTCGTCTGGCGGCCGCATTCCTGGCGCACGATCGCCGTCGCGGGACCCGCGTTCGTCTCGTGACCCTCGACGGCCACGGCGCGCTGTGTGGGGCGGCCGACCAGCGTGGTGCCTCTCCCCTCGACTGGCTGGCGCGCCTCGCCTCGTGCGACGCACCGCACTGGGCACGCGCGCTCGAGATTCTCGAGTCGAAGCGTGAGCCCGCGGGCCATGTGCTGGTGCTGACCACCCGCGGACTTTCCGAGACGAACGTGGCGCGTCTCCCCCTGCCAGCCGCCGTGGTGCTGTTCGCGGGCGATGATGAGCAGTGCATCGATGAGGCCGCGACGCTCGTCGCCGCTGGGGCGCGGGTGTTCGTGCATGCGACAGAGGCACCGCTCGAGGGGATCTTCAGCGGGGCTGGGGCAGCACGATGA